The Leptodactylus fuscus isolate aLepFus1 chromosome 3, aLepFus1.hap2, whole genome shotgun sequence genome has a segment encoding these proteins:
- the LOC142196808 gene encoding alpha-1,4-N-acetylglucosaminyltransferase-like, which translates to MLKHLKILTFVLCVAAISFFTKTFLNQNSTYIVKYLISKGILPITEKDYYQIFKSENIPSYNISPSDVLQQGNGIFFLETTDRMEEPSLVLCSIESAARLYPDRPVVFFMKGLDDIVNVDDEKKARERYPTLSFYKNIYIFPLRLDKVFADTPLLAWYEKVDPKRENYWTNVKADACRIALIWKYGGIYMDTDVISIRPIPEDNFLAAEHATSMSNTVFGLSPHHNLMWEFMENFVQNYRGNVWGFQGPTLFTRVVKKHCGVLNFTSVDHLKCANVSYFHPERFYPMQYGSWGKYYEVWKDLPTFNNSYGLHLWNYMNKGRKFMMVGSNTLVEHLYQQYCPSTYESILKNVTSHH; encoded by the exons ATGTTGAAACACCTAAAGATTCTCACTTTTGTGCTGTGTGTGGCAGCAATAAGTTTCTTCACCAAAACTTTCTTGAATCAAAACAGCACCTATATAGTAAAGTACCTAATTTCTAAAGGTATTTTGCCAATCACAGAAAAAGATTATTACCAAATTTTCAAATCAGAAAACATACCTTCATATAATATAAGTCCAAGTGATGTTCTTCAACAAGGAAATGGTATCTTTTTTTTGGAAACCACGGATAGGATGGAGGAACCATCCTTGGTTTTGTGCTCAATTGAATCAGCGGCTCGGCTATATCCAGACAGACCAGTGGTCTTCTTCATGAAAGGACTAGATGACATTGTCAATGTGGATGATGAGAAGAAAGCCCGCGAACGTTACCCAACTCTCTCATTTTATAAGAATATCTACATTTTCCCGCTGCGATTGGATAAGGTATTCGCTGACACCCCACTTCTTGCTTGGTATGAAAAG GTAGACCCAAAACGAGAAAATTACTGGACAAACGTTAAAGCAGATGCTTGCAGAATAGCCTTGATCTGGAAGTATGGAGGCATTTACATGGATACTGATGTCATTTCAAttcgacccattcctgaagacaaTTTTCTAGCTGCTGAGCATGCCACATCCATGAGCAATACTGTTTTTGGTCTCTCTCCACATCATAATTTAATGTGGGAGTTTATGGAAAACTTTGTACAGAATTATAGAGGAAATGTATGGGGATTCCAAGGACCAACACTTTTTACACGTGTTGTGAAAAAGCATTGTGGAGTTCTCAATTTTACCTCCGTGGATCATCTCAAGTGTGCCAATGTCTCCTACTTTCATCCTGAAAGATTCTATCCCATGCAATATGGATCCTGGGGAAAGTACTATGAGGTTTGGAAAGATTTACCAACTTTTAATAATTCTTATGGTCTTCACCTCTGGAACTACATGAATAAAGGAAGAAAGTTCATGATGGTCGGCAGTAACACACTAGTGGAACATCTCTATCAACAATACTGCCCCTCCACCTATGAAAGCATTTTAAAGAATGTAACCAGTCACCATTAG